A region of Massilia sp. WG5 DNA encodes the following proteins:
- the flgJ gene encoding flagellar assembly peptidoglycan hydrolase FlgJ, with translation MLGSTSDLSGKFALDTNSLGDLKQSAKAGSPEALKGAATQFESMFINMMMKSMRDATPQDGMMDSQETKTFTTMLDQQMSQKLAKRGIGLADVLVRQLTAQQSGAALAKEMQSGALAIGSNPAGGQGSNAAHLKFDNDSMSTDGTAAASGVTGSARSTSDAGKPAHVRAFQDKLADAAEEAEKATGVPAKFMLGQAALETGWGKRVIRNSDGSSSNNLFGIKAGPGWKGKVATAVTTEYVNGKPHARVEKFRAYASHAEAFKDYAKMLSNNPRYEKVLAHGGDASAFAHGLQRAGYATDPQYAAKLSRIIKHSLA, from the coding sequence ATGCTTGGCTCGACCTCTGACCTGTCCGGAAAATTCGCGCTCGACACCAACAGCCTCGGCGACCTGAAGCAGTCCGCCAAGGCCGGTTCGCCGGAAGCCCTGAAAGGCGCGGCGACCCAGTTCGAGTCCATGTTCATCAACATGATGATGAAGAGCATGCGCGACGCCACGCCGCAGGACGGCATGATGGACAGCCAGGAGACCAAGACCTTCACCACGATGCTCGACCAGCAGATGAGCCAGAAGCTGGCCAAGCGCGGCATCGGCCTGGCCGACGTGCTGGTGCGCCAGCTGACGGCGCAGCAGTCCGGCGCGGCGCTGGCCAAGGAGATGCAGTCGGGCGCGCTGGCGATCGGCAGCAATCCGGCCGGCGGGCAGGGCAGCAATGCGGCGCACCTGAAATTCGACAACGACAGCATGTCGACCGACGGCACGGCCGCCGCATCCGGCGTCACCGGCAGTGCGCGCAGCACCAGCGATGCCGGCAAGCCGGCCCACGTGCGCGCCTTCCAGGACAAGCTGGCCGACGCCGCCGAGGAAGCCGAAAAGGCAACCGGCGTGCCGGCCAAGTTCATGCTGGGCCAGGCGGCGCTGGAAACCGGCTGGGGCAAGCGCGTGATCCGCAACAGCGACGGCAGCTCCAGCAACAACCTGTTCGGCATCAAGGCCGGCCCGGGCTGGAAGGGCAAGGTCGCCACCGCCGTCACCACCGAATACGTGAACGGCAAGCCGCACGCCCGCGTCGAAAAATTCCGCGCCTACGCCTCGCATGCGGAAGCGTTCAAGGATTACGCGAAAATGCTCAGCAATAATCCGCGCTACGAAAAAGTGCTGGCCCACGGCGGTGACGCCTCGGCCTTCGCCCACGGCCTGCAGCGCGCCGGCTACGCCACCGACCCGCAATACGCAGCCAAGCTGTCGCGGATCATCAAGCACTCGTTGGCTTAA
- a CDS encoding flagellar basal body L-ring protein FlgH: MAITSALVAGCAATPTSIVKGPTSVRPMMAGAGTPSEGAIYNASTFRPMFEDRRARHIGDILTVSIVEKTSANKSGASTGNKSGSASFGVPGPLQGRLGANVSASTANKYADGDTQTASNAFTGTIGVTVSEVLPNGNLVVVGEKQVAMNKGVEFIRFSGMVNPDTIQPGNVVSSTLVADARVEYRTNSQIDRAEFTSMMSRFFQSMLPF; this comes from the coding sequence ATGGCGATCACTTCGGCCCTGGTGGCCGGCTGCGCCGCCACGCCGACCTCGATCGTCAAGGGCCCGACCTCGGTGCGGCCGATGATGGCCGGTGCCGGCACGCCGTCCGAAGGCGCGATCTACAACGCCAGCACCTTCCGTCCGATGTTCGAGGACCGCCGCGCGCGCCATATCGGCGACATCCTCACCGTCAGCATCGTCGAGAAGACTTCGGCCAACAAGAGCGGCGCCAGCACCGGCAACAAGTCGGGCAGCGCCAGCTTCGGCGTCCCGGGGCCGTTGCAGGGCAGGCTGGGCGCGAACGTCTCCGCCAGCACCGCCAACAAGTACGCCGACGGCGACACCCAGACCGCCTCGAACGCCTTCACCGGCACGATCGGCGTGACGGTGTCCGAGGTGCTCCCGAACGGCAACCTGGTCGTGGTCGGCGAGAAGCAGGTCGCCATGAACAAGGGCGTCGAATTCATCCGCTTCTCGGGCATGGTCAACCCGGACACGATCCAGCCGGGCAACGTCGTGTCGTCGACCCTGGTGGCCGACGCCCGCGTCGAGTACCGCACCAACAGCCAGATCGACCGCGCCGAGTTCACCTCGATGATGTCGCGCTTCTTCCAATCGATGCTGCCATTTTGA
- the flgG gene encoding flagellar basal-body rod protein FlgG: MIRSLFIAKTGLEAQQTNLDVITNNLANVSTNGFKKSRAVFEDLLYQNVRQPGAQSSQQTQLPSGLQIGTGVRTVATERIHTQGNPQQTGNSKDVMVNGAGYFQVLLPDGTQAYTRDGSFQSDANGQLVTSSGYVLQPPITVPNNALSMTVGRDGTVSVTTPGQTAPTQIGSIQLSTFVNPAGLESRGENLYVETGASGTANTNTPGTNGAGALMQGYVETSNVNVVEEMVNMIQTQRAYEINSKAITTSDQMLQKLAQL, from the coding sequence ATGATCCGTTCCTTATTCATCGCCAAGACCGGTCTCGAAGCCCAGCAGACCAACCTCGACGTCATCACCAACAACCTCGCCAACGTCAGCACCAACGGCTTCAAGAAGTCGCGTGCGGTGTTCGAGGACCTGCTGTACCAGAACGTGCGCCAGCCCGGCGCCCAGTCCTCGCAACAGACCCAGCTCCCTTCGGGCCTGCAGATCGGTACCGGTGTGCGCACCGTCGCCACCGAGCGCATCCACACCCAGGGCAACCCGCAGCAGACCGGCAACTCCAAGGACGTGATGGTCAACGGCGCCGGCTACTTCCAGGTGCTGCTGCCGGACGGCACCCAGGCCTACACCCGTGACGGCTCCTTCCAGAGCGACGCCAACGGCCAGCTGGTCACCTCCAGCGGCTACGTGCTGCAGCCGCCGATCACGGTGCCGAACAATGCGCTGTCGATGACCGTGGGCCGCGACGGCACCGTCTCCGTGACCACCCCGGGCCAGACCGCGCCGACCCAGATCGGCTCGATCCAGCTGTCCACGTTCGTGAACCCGGCCGGCCTGGAATCGCGCGGCGAGAACCTGTACGTCGAGACCGGCGCCTCCGGCACCGCGAACACCAACACCCCCGGCACCAACGGCGCCGGCGCCCTGATGCAGGGCTATGTCGAAACCTCGAACGTCAACGTGGTCGAGGAAATGGTCAACATGATCCAGACCCAGCGCGCCTACGAGATCAACTCGAAGGCGATCACGACCTCCGACCAGATGCTGCAGAAGCTGGCACAGTTATGA
- a CDS encoding flagellar hook assembly protein FlgD: MSTVNTTSGSPTSINDLMATMNAKAPTSGSGAESVQASTDKFMTLLVTQLKNQDPLNPMDNAQLTSQLAQLQTVTGVNKLNDTLESLKSSYQSSEAMQATGLIGHGVLVEGSNVSLSGSKGILGVELGSDVDNLQVVISDKNGKAVQTMDLGAQKAGILPLAWDGVPDASNVGSDGKPVALADGNYTFQVVATKGGDKVSDAKSLAFDSVASVTTNGLDGVKLNLPGKGAVTLADVKQVL, encoded by the coding sequence ATGTCCACAGTTAACACCACCTCCGGTTCGCCCACCTCCATCAACGACCTGATGGCGACCATGAACGCCAAGGCCCCGACAAGCGGCAGCGGCGCCGAAAGCGTGCAGGCCAGCACCGACAAGTTCATGACCCTGCTGGTGACCCAGCTGAAGAACCAGGATCCGCTGAACCCGATGGACAATGCGCAGCTGACCAGCCAGCTGGCCCAGCTGCAGACCGTCACCGGCGTGAACAAGTTGAACGATACCCTGGAGTCGCTGAAGTCCAGCTACCAGAGCTCGGAAGCGATGCAGGCGACCGGCCTGATCGGCCACGGCGTGCTGGTCGAGGGCAGCAACGTGAGCCTGTCGGGCAGCAAGGGCATCCTGGGGGTGGAGCTGGGCAGCGACGTCGACAACCTGCAGGTCGTCATCAGCGACAAGAACGGCAAGGCAGTGCAGACCATGGACCTGGGCGCGCAAAAAGCCGGCATCCTGCCGCTGGCCTGGGACGGCGTCCCCGACGCGAGCAATGTCGGCAGCGACGGCAAGCCGGTCGCGCTGGCCGACGGCAACTACACCTTCCAGGTCGTCGCCACCAAGGGCGGCGACAAGGTCAGCGACGCCAAGAGCCTGGCCTTCGACAGCGTGGCCTCGGTCACCACCAACGGCCTTGATGGCGTCAAGCTGAACCTGCCCGGCAAGGGCGCGGTCACGCTGGCCGACGTCAAGCAGGTCTTGTAA
- the flgF gene encoding flagellar basal-body rod protein FlgF, which translates to MDRLIYTAASGAKHIMEQQATTSNNLANLSTTGFRAQFDTFRAVPVQSEGLPTRAFVVDNTTGADFSAGPLQVTGRDLDVAVKGKGWIALQNADGTESYTRNGSLQLSPNGILQTANGQTIAGEGGPITIPPDVTVSVGSDGTISTLSTTTTPAAPTVLGRIKLVNPNEADLVRGDDGLFRLKDGSSAQADPAVTVAGGALEGSNVSAVDSMVNMISLARSFETQMSLLKNAENNAAKATQILALS; encoded by the coding sequence ATGGATCGCTTGATTTACACAGCAGCCAGCGGCGCCAAGCACATCATGGAGCAGCAGGCGACCACGTCGAACAACCTCGCGAACCTCAGCACCACCGGGTTCCGCGCGCAGTTCGATACCTTCCGCGCGGTGCCGGTCCAGAGCGAGGGCCTGCCCACGCGCGCCTTCGTGGTCGACAACACGACCGGCGCCGATTTCTCTGCCGGTCCGCTGCAGGTGACGGGGCGCGACCTCGACGTCGCGGTCAAGGGCAAGGGCTGGATCGCGCTCCAGAACGCGGACGGCACCGAGTCGTACACGCGCAACGGTTCACTGCAGCTCAGCCCGAACGGCATCCTGCAGACCGCCAACGGCCAGACCATCGCCGGCGAGGGCGGTCCGATCACGATTCCACCGGACGTGACCGTGTCGGTCGGCAGCGACGGCACCATCTCGACCCTGTCGACCACCACCACCCCGGCCGCGCCCACCGTGCTGGGCCGGATCAAGCTGGTGAATCCGAACGAGGCCGACCTGGTGCGCGGCGACGACGGCCTGTTCCGCCTGAAGGACGGCAGCAGCGCCCAGGCCGATCCGGCCGTGACGGTGGCCGGCGGCGCCCTCGAAGGCAGCAATGTGTCGGCGGTCGACTCGATGGTCAACATGATTTCGCTGGCGCGCTCCTTCGAAACCCAAATGAGCCTGTTGAAGAACGCCGAGAATAACGCGGCGAAAGCCACCCAGATCCTCGCTTTGAGTTGA
- a CDS encoding flagellar basal body P-ring protein FlgI — MNCKLLILAAALIGPMLSTPAQAERLKDIASFGGVRQNQLSGYGIVVGLDGTGDQTTQTPFTVQSIMAMLQQKGISLPAGTQLQLKNVAAVMVTTSLPAFAQPGQTIDVTVSSMGNAKSLRGGTLLMTPLQGADGQVYAMAQGNVLVGGAGGSGGGASVQVNQLAVGRISSGATVERAVASNLGADNQVKLELNTTDFATASRVVEAVNDKFGPGVATALDGRVIRVRVPSSSDQRVSFLGILENMDVKPAEAAAKVILNARTGSVVMNRSVTLDSCAISHGNLSVTIGADTAVSQPPAGSRGATVVTQNPSVSVKKDAGKVIMLNNGASLAEVVKAMNAIGATPQDLLAILQALKAAGSLRAELEII, encoded by the coding sequence ATGAACTGCAAGCTGCTCATCCTGGCCGCTGCCCTGATCGGCCCGATGCTCTCGACCCCGGCCCAGGCCGAGCGCCTGAAGGACATCGCCAGCTTCGGCGGCGTGCGCCAGAACCAGCTGTCCGGCTACGGCATCGTGGTCGGCCTCGACGGCACCGGCGACCAGACCACCCAGACCCCGTTTACCGTCCAGTCGATCATGGCGATGCTGCAGCAGAAGGGCATCAGCCTGCCGGCCGGCACCCAGCTCCAGCTGAAGAACGTGGCCGCCGTGATGGTGACCACCTCGCTGCCGGCCTTCGCCCAGCCGGGCCAGACCATCGACGTGACCGTGTCCTCGATGGGTAACGCGAAGAGCCTGCGCGGCGGCACCCTCCTCATGACGCCGCTGCAGGGCGCCGACGGCCAGGTCTACGCCATGGCCCAGGGCAACGTGCTGGTCGGCGGGGCAGGGGGCTCGGGCGGCGGCGCTTCGGTGCAGGTGAACCAGCTGGCGGTCGGCCGCATCTCGAGCGGCGCCACGGTCGAACGCGCGGTCGCGTCGAACCTCGGCGCCGACAACCAGGTCAAGCTGGAGCTGAACACCACCGACTTCGCCACCGCCAGCCGCGTGGTCGAAGCGGTCAACGACAAGTTCGGCCCGGGCGTCGCCACGGCGCTGGACGGCCGCGTGATCCGCGTGCGCGTGCCCTCGTCGAGCGACCAGCGCGTTTCTTTCCTGGGCATCCTGGAAAACATGGACGTCAAGCCGGCCGAGGCGGCCGCCAAGGTGATCCTGAATGCGCGCACCGGCTCGGTCGTGATGAACCGCAGCGTGACCCTGGACAGCTGCGCGATCTCGCACGGCAATCTGTCGGTGACGATCGGCGCCGATACGGCCGTGAGCCAGCCGCCCGCCGGCTCGCGCGGCGCCACCGTGGTGACCCAGAACCCGTCGGTCTCGGTCAAGAAGGATGCCGGCAAGGTCATCATGCTGAACAACGGCGCCTCGCTGGCCGAAGTCGTGAAGGCGATGAACGCGATCGGCGCGACCCCGCAAGACCTGCTGGCGATCCTGCAGGCCCTCAAGGCCGCGGGCTCGCTGCGCGCGGAACTCGAGATCATCTAA
- a CDS encoding flagellar hook protein FlgE yields MSFQQGLSGLNGAAKSLDVIGNNIANASTVGFKGSSTVFADVYARSLNGAGGNQAGIGVAVAGIAQQFTQGNIETTANPLDIAINGAGFFRTETSGLVQYTRNGQFSLDKNGFMVTPQGASLTGYGVGPSGQILAGAPTPLQISTADLKPVATTRVDTSLNLDSRVDAPSNYPFNANDPTTYNKQTPVDVYDTLGNAHVMSLYYVKTGAGTWDVYAGSDGTELTNVNVAAAGQKDATVTAARDAWLTATKAVPPDATDIAAKLKDYGDKASSAVVAAATAAGASTVTIDAIKAAASSAGGTAGYSPDQIDKDISAAVSVPSVPVGHLNFDSNGALSATLMSPQTLPLTVNLPIYPPTGAKDNLAIKLNFAGTTQYGADTSEKKTTQDGYTAGHLQRFSAAADGTILGQYSNGQTKPLGQVVLANFTNPGGLEPLGNNSFAETSASGTPLVGTPDTGSLGVLQSSATEASNVDLTAELVNMITAQRVYQANAQTIKTQDSVLQTLVNLR; encoded by the coding sequence ATGTCTTTCCAACAGGGCCTGAGCGGCTTGAACGGCGCCGCGAAATCGCTGGACGTCATCGGTAACAACATCGCCAACGCGAGCACGGTCGGCTTCAAGGGGTCGTCCACCGTGTTCGCCGACGTCTACGCGCGTTCGCTGAACGGCGCGGGCGGCAACCAGGCCGGCATCGGCGTGGCGGTGGCGGGCATCGCCCAGCAGTTCACGCAAGGTAATATCGAAACCACGGCCAACCCGCTCGACATCGCCATCAACGGCGCGGGCTTCTTCCGCACCGAGACCTCGGGCCTGGTCCAGTACACCCGCAACGGCCAGTTCTCGCTCGACAAGAACGGCTTCATGGTGACCCCGCAGGGCGCCAGCCTGACCGGCTACGGCGTCGGCCCGAGCGGCCAGATCCTGGCTGGTGCGCCGACCCCGCTGCAGATCAGCACCGCCGACCTGAAGCCGGTGGCCACCACCAGGGTCGATACCTCGCTGAACCTGGATTCGCGCGTCGATGCGCCGTCCAACTACCCGTTCAACGCCAACGACCCGACCACCTACAACAAGCAGACCCCGGTCGACGTCTACGACACCCTGGGCAATGCGCACGTGATGTCGCTGTACTATGTGAAGACGGGCGCCGGCACCTGGGACGTGTACGCCGGCAGCGACGGCACCGAGCTGACCAACGTGAACGTGGCTGCGGCAGGACAGAAGGACGCCACCGTGACCGCCGCGCGCGACGCCTGGCTGACCGCCACCAAGGCCGTGCCGCCGGATGCGACCGACATCGCCGCCAAGCTGAAGGACTACGGCGACAAGGCATCAAGCGCCGTGGTGGCCGCCGCCACCGCCGCCGGCGCCAGCACCGTGACCATCGACGCGATCAAGGCCGCGGCCAGCAGCGCCGGCGGCACCGCCGGCTACAGCCCGGACCAGATCGACAAGGACATCTCCGCCGCCGTCTCCGTGCCCTCGGTGCCGGTCGGCCACCTGAACTTCGACTCGAACGGCGCACTGTCGGCTACCCTGATGAGCCCGCAGACCCTGCCGCTGACGGTCAACCTGCCGATCTACCCGCCGACCGGCGCGAAAGACAACCTGGCGATCAAGCTGAATTTCGCCGGCACCACCCAGTACGGCGCCGACACCAGCGAGAAGAAGACGACCCAGGACGGCTACACCGCCGGCCACCTGCAGCGCTTCTCGGCCGCCGCCGACGGCACCATCCTGGGCCAGTACAGCAATGGCCAGACCAAGCCGCTGGGCCAGGTCGTGCTCGCGAACTTCACCAACCCGGGCGGCCTGGAACCGCTGGGCAACAACTCCTTCGCCGAGACCTCGGCCTCGGGCACCCCGCTGGTCGGCACGCCCGACACCGGCAGCCTGGGCGTGCTGCAGTCCTCGGCCACCGAAGCCTCGAACGTCGACCTGACCGCCGAGCTGGTCAACATGATCACCGCGCAGCGCGTGTACCAGGCAAACGCGCAGACCATCAAGACCCAGGACTCGGTGCTGCAGACGCTGGTGAACCTGCGTTAA